The DNA window TCTTCTTCTAAACCCTAACATCGTTGATTCAGTTAAGATTACGTTATACGATCGAGCAAACCATCCCACTGGGCTTCTCGCAAAATTCACATGGAATCATCAGTCCCTCATAGTTTTATAGGAATTCCCACGACTTGAGGATACAAAGACGTGGAGCCAGGATAGACACTTGACTCAAAACTATGAAAAAATCTTGAGTAGCACCATGAACTAAATGTTCTTCAGTAACAAGAACTTTGGAACAAGTGCACCAACATATATAAATGGAATGTACGAGTAACTACACAGTGCAGTAAGAATAAATGTTACCTAATAATATTAATGAAACTCACTCCTCGATAGCTTAAAGAATTGCCTCAACTCAAGTCAACTGCTTTGTCTTTTCTCTACATCTTGGTTCCCCTGGAGATCAGAATGTCACCATATGGTTCTTTTTGCTCCACTCCTTAGGTAGTCTCTTGTAGCAAGAACTGCCACAGAAAAAGTGAACATATGACGATAGATTTATTGCATTTTGGTAGGCTTCTTGTGGTTTAAAAATAGAACTCATAGTTGATAAAGTTAATACAATCTAGGAAACAGAGGTGATGCACAATTATAGAATATGAATATCCAACCGAAACATATCCAATTCTGTAGTGAATGATGCAAGGAGTACTTTAGTGATTGAAATAGGTGGAATTTCATCGAGTTTTCCAGAAATATAAGTGTTACGAGATCATGAGTTTTCGTCCTGAAACGAGCCTCAATTTCCACCATTATTAAACAATAGGAAACAAGGCCGAGGAATCCGTTAGGTGTGATAATGATACAAAGCCAGTAATAAGCCTATTAATAGCCTCATACCATGATCCATGTCTATATTGTAACACAAATTTCATAAGAAAAATGTTGTTGATCACCTTATCAATCGAAGTAGGGATTTTCCCATTAGTTACTGTAATTTTTCCTTGTTTGTTTGTCGGCCTAATAAATATCGAATTAAATAAGAAATCCTCCTATTAATTATTCTTTCTTTTAGGGGAAGTAACTAGCATTATTTCACACATGACacattcaaataaaaatatatgtacGGATGTACCAttcatccaaaaaaaaaaaaacaggctGCTATTTCGAATGGAGAGATTTGAATAAGGGCACATGAGAAATCCCGTGAAGTAACTTGcctaataatggtaaaaattggATGAATGAGGTGGATGTAAATACCGCAAGTCTGATAGAAAAGACACGATGCTCTCTTTTTGTTCATTCCGAAAGCTAAATGGTTTAGagattcagttttggcagttccAGGTGTATCAAAATGAGTCTTCAGATGCCTGTGTGAATTCATATGTGACAAAAGTTAAACCATTATGTCTTATAATTGAAGTAATTTCCATGTATCTGgacaataataatataaaaaaaagaataaGAAGCCTACATTCTGATGGAATCCGTTATATGGTCTTGTGGCGGATTAATAATCGGAGGTTTTTGGGTTTGTGTAGGTCCAGTTTCGACCATAAGATCTGCAATAAATCAGAAGTCAAGTACTTTATTTAACGAAgtaaaattgaagaaaaaattgCTAAGTTTTCgagtgaaaaaaaaatatactttTTTTCGACCTAACTAAACGAGTTAGCCCCTAGACAAATTTCTAGTTCTTGCCATATTAAATGTGCGACTAAAACAAAGATTGATTGTTCCATTTACCGTTACCTGGTGTTGATCCATATTCAGAAAGTCTAGCCAACTTGAAGTTTGGATCAGGATGATGCCATGAAAACTCCTCTGCCACGGGTTCGAGGCCATTTCCACTGTTTTTAGAAGCGGAGTATGGCCTTTTCTTGCCTGGCCTGAATGGCGTGAAAACAATGTTCAGAACTAGACTTCATTAGTTGAATAACCTTTTGTGTAAAGATCTATGTTTGTCGTAATCCAGGGAAAGATATTAATCAGAGCTGCGAACAATTAACTAACCGTCCTGAATTGCCATCTGAATTGTTTGAAAAGAAACCATGTCCGGATCCCGAGCTGGGGATTGACCTTATGTCGTCACCTGTGGAATCATAAGATGAATAGTTTTGTTAATGAGAAGTACCATAGTTTGGTGCACACAAAATAACTATGAAAACCTTTGCATACCAGAATTTCCAGGGGTGGCCATTACTCCATGGGCATCTTTTAATCCCGCTCCATTGATTTTGAGGTTGCTTCTGTGTCCTTCCACTATTATTTCTGTTGGCATTCCACTATCAAAGACATTTGCTCTTTGTTTCTCGACGGAAATGCTCATTGACTGGGAGTCCCTTCTTCCTTGAGGTACATGAAACGGCTTTACATCCATCCGTACACTTCATTAGAAAGAACTGTATGATTCTCTTTTAAAAGTCCCACACAAAAAAGGATGCTTACGTCTGCTAGAGGTTCCATAAATAGCCTTTCGGTTGGAGATGAGGATGATGGTTCTGGTGGATGGTGATTAGAGGTTCGACCTGTGATCAACGTACAATGTTTTGACCTTCAAATTTGTAAGTCATTCATACGTAGTGATGAAATTCATACCAGAAGGTGAATCTAGTGGAGGTTGAGTACTCTTGATCCATAATTCCACAAGGGGTGTTGGATAATGAACTTGTCTGTTTCCATTTGTGAATAATCCTTCCGCTAGGACAATTGAAGGAAGGTCCATGAGAGTGGATGTCTTCATTGTAGCCATGGGATTCAAGGGAGGCTGTTACATATTTAAGTAATGAGGCAAATCTCCTTAGACGAGTAGCAAGTTCCAGAATAAATCACACATGAAATGGAATGCACTGATGATGCATTCATAGTCTATTCAACAAGTAGGCATCCAAGGGATGTCTTTTAATAATAACTTCAGTCATTCTACAGAAGCTAAACACCATTTGTTTAGAATTGTTTAACTGCCGAAATTCCGGATTCATTCCAAAGAAGAGAAGGCATATGCTGGTTACAGAGTTCTACTCGTTGAACTGTTTTGGATTGCTTTGGTATTGGAATATCAGGAAACAATCTAATAGCATGACTTGCAATTTGGGAAAAAACATAAAGAGAAATACGACCTTTCGCTTCCGTGTTCGTCCTGATATGATACTAGAAGAGTTCTGAAGCCAAGATTGATATATGTGACCCGGAATGATGGTTTGATCATAGTCCATCACAAGAGCTGCAGAACTTTTAGCTCTTCTTTGAGCAGGCCTTCTTTTCACTTGAGCCTGCTAAAGGAAAAAAAACTTATGTGACATCCTGGATTCAACACCTTCTTTTGATGTCTCATTTACAATTTTCATGCATATTTCGCCACCTTATTAGCAGTGCTTGCTTTCATCAGAATTCTGCTGATTAGCTTGTTCCTTAGGATGTTCAAGGTTTTCGCCAGCTACAAGAACACAAATTAGAAGGCAATTAGTTCCTCCATATTTAGTTGATTCATTGAAATGGTAACAACATTCTTATTCTCTCTGAACTTAAATCCATGTTAATGCAGTTTTTCCTGCTGACATGTTTCAAAGGACAATAAATTTCATCTCGATGTTCTTTATTACTGACAGAAATACTCGAGAAAATGAAAGTGATTGAAGATACCGAAGCAAGTACTTAAGCTGCCAGCCAGAGCCCTAGAGGCAGTATATGTAACATCAGAAAGAAGAGAGAGTGCCCTTGTTTAGTTGCATCTAATTTAGTCTTTATTTTCAACTTGTTTTGTATTTGTGTGATATTCCTTAATCGGATACCGATCTGGAGTttgtaaaaaagaaaaaaaggaatTAGCATAAGTTTAGACTCTTTGCTTAAATTGTcgcaaaattaaaaattaaaataatttcttcaTGAATTTGGTTAATAGGTAACATTATTGATAGAGGAAACTACAATGCTGGTCTCTAAGTGATATTTTATCGATTGAAGATAAGTGAGGAAATTCCTCAGCACTTCAACTACAACGTTTGCAAACTATTGACAACAAATCTATCTTACTTACGTTTTAGAGGCTCCTCTGAGAGAGGTGGTGATGACATAAGACTATTTGGTATTTCAGTATGCTCTGGTGGAGTGAAATTCAATTGTGTCTCTTCATCCCCTCCAATATCAAACCTGTCACAACATTTGAAGTCAAGaaactatttatttttaaaaaaggaaAAACATATCTTTCAAAGCAGCTGAACAATAGCTTGTCCATATTCAACTGGTATGAATGTCACTGGAAGTGCAACCTTCAATTATCTGCATATACTAGAAGAACATCATTGCAACTCATTTTTATTTCGATTGAGAATTCACCTTTCGAATGCGATTGAAACTGTATGTATCTGTCCGATGTGAATCATAGTTTTCACATAAGGTAATGTTAGCAGCATCAGCTGAGATAAGATAGATGATGGAAGAATTAGAAAATATTCTGTGAACAAAAAACTGGTAAATATGTGCCTAGAGAAAATGGTATTTTACGTTGTCCATTCAAAACAAGGTAGTCACAGATACCTTGATGGGGATCCTGGTTCGCATAATCCCTtggatttttattattataaggaTCATCCACGTTGTCTAAGCTCTGGACAAGAACAGTTTCTAGATTAGCACTTTTACTTGAATGTTTCGTACAATGGTTCGCTCACGTGGTTCATATTGACGAGGACAACAGAATACACTTGAGTGTGCAAGAATTGACTTATAGCAAGTAAACGAGACGCTTCAAAGTTTTCAACATTTAACGGTTCTACATCATCGAAAGAAAAGATAATGAATTTCCTGGTTCTAAACAGGGAGATATATAGTTGCCTAAATAACATTGATTCATGCCATCACTTAGTGcattaatttcaaaatatatatgcTAACAAATGAAACTTTTGAATTTGTGTACTGACTCTCTAGCGCCCTAGCATTCTGGATCACTTACAAGTTACTGAAACAGTCTAAAATTGTATACCATGGCGATGTAGCTCTGTTGAAAGTCCATAACAATCGTTCCATTAGATTGCGGAAGCAGATGTTCAATCTCTCCCTGGTCTATTTCATGATTCTCGGGCAAAGTAACCGCCTCATACCTACAAAAGTTCAAATGACTAAGCATAACGAGAACGGAGATTACAATCAAGGCTAATCGAATCAGTAGATGTAATTTGCTGGAAAAAGTGGCGTTATGAAATGCTCTGCTAAACTCCATCAATGTACAAGTATAGAACTCACTGAAAACCATACCAAAAacattgaaaaagaaaaaaacacgATCACTGACTTGGCTTGGGCTTTGCGAAGTCTTGTTGGATCTGATGGAGCTGATCTTATCTTCCATGCCTCAGTTAATTTCCACCTGAGCAAAATAAGTTTGTAAGaattattaaacaaaaaatCACTATACCAAATTACAATTGATGGACAAAATTGTGAGCAATGAAATGCGTAAAATATGGCACAAGTACTGATTGTGTCCGTAAGAATAGCTCCTCTTAGTTCTTACCAGCAGGCGGGTGACATCATCTGCAATAGAACACCATAgtatttaaaaaatgaaaagaaacTTGATATAAGACACTGCACTTGGGATTTTGATGTACAACTTGGACCCAGAAAATAGTACAAAAAACACTGAAGAATTTAAGACATGGCGCTCACCATACAGGAGTCTTACTTTTCTTTCGTAAACAATTACCACTCCTCCTGAATTTTTttgaacaaaataaaatattaagatccgtgtttGATGTGAAAAAAAAGGAAGAAGTTCTGTGCGTAATTTGACGTAGAGATACCCATCAGAATTCCAGAAAGTCTTAGAGCCATAGGAACTGAAGGGTTTAAAATCTCTTCGCTGCGATAAATTAATAGGAATTGTAAATTTAACGTCCGTGATAGGAATTACGACGTTGGTTTTTCGCGAGGAAAAGAACTGtataaaagaagaaatttatttcACCAGATTTTAATAATGTTGAGCTTGTCCAGCTTTCTTCGATTGATCTTCGCATGCATCGTCGCCGCCATCCTTCACACGCCACCAAAACTCAGACAACTCGTAACTTCGAATTCCAATCCTCAATTCATGAAATGAAACCGTACAGTACAAGAACAGCTCAACAATCATAATCAAATGAACTAGAAACCAGCTCTGCTGCGGAAGGTCTAGAATCTTCCGGAGCCGAAACCATATATTTTTGCAtcgatcatatatatatatcgcgCTCATGCAATCACAATTCACCACTCAAATCCCGAAATGCGGAaacattaataattattttatcttGTTATAAAACTCCCGAAGAAGAACAATCGTTAAAAACCAAATAGAGCACAACTGAAACAAATTACACCGCGCAGAGCTCATTGATCTTCATCCACAAGAACTCGATTACACTCCAAGCAATTTAACTCTAACTCAATGCATAAACATATTCACTAATCAGTATCACAAAAAGTATATACTACAAATTTCTTCGTAtccacacatacaaaacaacaCAGTCATAAACTGTGAATCATAAACAGCAAGGGAAGCGAGAATCCACCATATCTGGCCGAGAGGAGCTTTCCGAGCTAGCAGCTGGTGAGAGTAGAACATTCTGATACGATTGTTGGAgacagagagagagagagagagatacAGAGCAAGGTGTATGTATATACGGCGTAACGAACAGATTACCCGCCAAGCAGAGGCATGTTTGCAGAGAGCAAGTGGGGCCCAATGCAAACGCAAAACGAATGCTTTGCGTTCTAAAGTCACCACATGGGGCACCCATTTTTTGTGCTATGCTTGACCAACTGATTGACACGTGTCCCTCAGAttcaatttaaatttattattatgttttattgtataagtGTTCTGAAAAATGTTTCGTAAGAGAATGGTTTCTTTTAGAAATCatgaaattgagaaaaaaaaatctgaaattgttTGAAAATCAAATCCAAAGttaatattttcttcaaaaattaattttgtaataaaatgacaaaaaaaatcttaatttatataatatttatctCTTTCAATTTTTCGAATTTGATTACGAACCTCATCAACAATGTATTGATattttgtatcaaaattaatttatctTGTTATAATATAAATGTTTAAACTTGTACATAAGattaataaaaacataataaaaatttcataaaaaactCATgtaagatggtctcacgggtcaattttgtgaaacaaataTTC is part of the Primulina eburnea isolate SZY01 chromosome 1, ASM2296580v1, whole genome shotgun sequence genome and encodes:
- the LOC140803108 gene encoding LOW QUALITY PROTEIN: sister chromatid cohesion 1 protein 1 (The sequence of the model RefSeq protein was modified relative to this genomic sequence to represent the inferred CDS: deleted 2 bases in 2 codons) codes for the protein MFYSHQLLARKAPLGQIWMAATMHAKINRRKLDKLNIIKICEEILNPSVPMALRLSGILMGGVVIVYERKVRLLYDDVTRLLVRTNEAWKIRSAPSDPTRLRKAQAKYEAVTLPENHEIDQGEIEHLLPQSNGTIVMDFQQSYIAMSLDNVDDPYNNKNPRDYANQDPHQADAANITLCENYDSHRTDTYSFIAFERFDIGGDEETQLNFTPPEHTEIPNSLMSSPPLSEEPLKPGENLEHPKEQANQQNSDESKHQKKAQVKRRPAQRRAKSSAALVMDYDQTIIPGHIYQSWLQNSSSIISGRTRKRKPPLNPMATMKTSTLMDLPSIVLAEGLFTNGNRQVHYPTPLVELWIKSTQPPLDSPSGRTSNHHPPEPSSSSPTERLFMEPLADPFHVPQGRRDSQSMSISVEKQRANVFDSGMPTEIIVEGHRSNLKINGAGLKDAHGVMATPGNSGDDIRSIPSSGSGHGFFSNNSDGNSGRPGKKRPYSASKNSGNGLEPVAEEFSWHHPDPNFKLARLSEYGSTPDLMVETGPTQTQKPPIINPPQDHITDSIRMHLKTHFDTPGTAKTESLNHLAFGMNKKRASCLFYQTCVLATRDYLRVEQKEPYGDILISRGTKM